Below is a genomic region from Bacteroidota bacterium.
GCAGGCGCCGCAGCCGATGCAGGCGGCCGCGTCAAAGGCTTTCGTCCGACTTCGCCTTCTCGATCGGAATCGCGTTGGCGTCGGGAGCATTGCCGGTATTGGCGGAGATATAACCGCCGGCGGCGATGATCTTATCGAAGGCGGTGCGGTCGACCACCAGGTCCTTGATGACCGGGAATGCCTCGGCGCGCCAGGGTTCGATGGTGACCGTTTCTCCGTCGGAGAAGTGGCGCATGTGGAGCTGGCAGGTCGTGGTGCCCTTCAGCGGTCCGTGTGCACGGCCGTTGATGTACATCGAGCACATGCCGCAGATGCCTTCGCGGCAATCGTGGTCGAACGCGACCGGATCTTCTCCTTCCCGGATGAGGCGGTCGTTCAACACGTCCATCATCTGAGAAACGACATGTGCGTACTCACGCCCGGCATGTCGTAAAGTTCGAAGGTTCCGGTCAGAATGGTTCTTCTGACGCCAGATCTTCAGTTTGAGGTTGATGGTTTCTGCCATATGTTGGTTTTATTTAGTCAGGTTCGAGCGGAGCGGAATAGCGAATATCGAACAGCGAATAGTATTTGGGATCGCAGTTGCTGCGGTTCGATCCGATTATTATCTCAGCTTATGTTGAGGGTCTATTTTAAGTTGCATGACGTGGATCATCTTGCTGATTTCGTCACTCTCGACCATTAGTCGTTGGAGGAGAGATCAGGAATGAAATCCAATCGTCGGGATATTTCCAATGCGTATAGAGTTCGGCGAGTGATCCTCGGGAGATATCGAGGAAGTGGTGAAAGCTTCTGCTGAGTTTCCGGCTCCAGCCTTCAGCGATATTTGCTGCTGGTGAAACCCCTGCTCTGCGTATCTGACTGGTTAGTCCGAAGAGTTCAGATTTTGGGAAGGTAGCAGTTGCCTGATAGATCTCGATCGATAAGTCAACGGATCGGTTCCAGATTTGGAGGTCTTTGAAGCTTTGTATCATCTTTTTTTCAAAGATTCCAACCGCCCACCCATTTTCACAACGCCATAGATGCTGTTTCTTTTATTAGAATTAATAATGGATTCTATTTCTACCACTCCCACCTAATCAAAAGCATCGGTGGACAAGATTCACTTTTTACTATTTGTTCCCTGCCTCACGCAAAAGCTTCGGCAGGTAAAATTCACTATTCACTTTTACTATTCGCTGTTCGCTCCTGCCTACGCAAAAGCTTCGGCAGGTAAATTCACTATTCACTTTTTTACTATTCGCTGTTCGCTATTCGCTTTTCCTGCCTACGCCAAAGCTTCGGCAGGTAAAATTCCTCCGCCTACGCCAAAGCTTCGGCGGACAGGATTCACTATTTACTTATACGACCGCTGCGTCGGTTTCACGATCTCGAAGGTCAGTTCTTCTTTGTGGAGAGTGGGAGCGGAGTCGCCGTGTATTCCCAGGCGGCTACGTAGCTGAAGTTCTCGTCGTCGCGTTTCGCTTCGCCGTCTTCGGTCTGTGACTCTTCGCGGAAATGTCCGCCGCAGGATTC
It encodes:
- a CDS encoding four helix bundle protein, which produces MIQSFKDLQIWNRSVDLSIEIYQATATFPKSELFGLTSQIRRAGVSPAANIAEGWSRKLSRSFHHFLDISRGSLAELYTHWKYPDDWISFLISPPTTNGRE